The Leishmania major strain Friedlin complete genome, chromosome 31 genome contains a region encoding:
- a CDS encoding putative 3-ketoacyl-CoA thiolase-like protein: protein MPKKIIGNLTSMACASGLSSLSQACMLIEGGHADVVIAGGSDSVSNTEVPLPRAVTYGLMMAQRKGVMSFFKEAGYNPLKWFPGGIALTERSTGKTMGWHGDLIAELNSISREDQEALAAASHANAARAEKAGYFKEEIVPVTIDKKGKKAEVTCDDVMQRDTEKMKAKMPSLKPVFRKEGGTITAATSSTLTDGGSAMLVMSEEKAKKLGYPTDVCVKSWYFSGIDPYPQLLLAPVLGWGPALKKAGLTPKDIDLYEIHEAFAAQVLATIKCLKSQEFFDRYANGAKPVLTEDIDLSKLNVNGGSLALGHPFAATGGRIVTSLANELRRSGKRHGLVSICAAGGLGGVAILEHTARR from the coding sequence ATGCCGAAGAAGATTATCGGCAATCTCACAAGCATGGCATGCGCGAGTGGACTTAGCTCGCTCTCGCAGGCATGCATGCTGATTGAGGGCGGGCATGCTGATGTCGTTATTGCCGGTGGGAGCGACAGTGTGAGCAATACAGAGGTCCCACTGCCACGCGCCGTGACTTACGGGCTGATGATGGCCCAGAGGAAGGGCGTCATGAGCTTCTTCAAGGAAGCGGGCTACAATCCGTTGAAGTGGTTTCCGGGCGGCATTGCGCTGACAGAGCGGAGCACTGGAAAGACCATGGGGTGGCACGGGGATCTCATTGCGGAGCTCAACAGCATCTCGCGCGAAGACCAGGAGGCTCTGGCAGCGGCTTCGCACGCTAATGCTGCCCGGGCTGAAAAGGCGGGGTACTTCAAAGAGGAAATTGTCCCTGTCACGATTGATAAGAAAGGCAAGAAGGCCGAGGTGACCTGCGACGATGTTATGCAGCGCGACACTGAGAAGATGAAAGCCAAAATGCCAAGCCTCAAGCCTGTTTTTcgaaaggagggaggaacCATCACGGCTGCCACGTCAAGCACCTTGACAGATGGAGGTAGCGCCATGCTCGTCATGTCtgaggagaaggcgaagaagctTGGATACCCGACCGATGTTTGTGTCAAGAGCTGGTACTTCTCCGGAATCGATCCTTATCcgcagctccttctcgcACCTGTTCTGGGTTGGGGTCCAgcgctgaagaaggcggGTCTGACGCCGAAGGATATCGATCTCTACGAGATCCATGAAGCCTTTGCGGCTCAGGTGCTCGCGACGATCAAGTGTCTGAAGTCGCAGGAGTTCTTTGACCGGTACGCTAACGGCGCCAAACCTGTTCTAACGGAGGACATTGACTTGTCGAAGCTGAACGTGAATGGCGGGTCCCTGGCACTGGGTCACCCGTTTGCTGCAACTGGTGGTCGGATTGTGACCTCGCTTGCTAATGAGCTGCGACGGTCCGGCAAGCGTCATGGCCTTGTGAGCATttgcgctgctggcggtcTCGGCGGCGTTGCTATTCTAGAGCACACTGCCAGGAGGTAG
- a CDS encoding diphthine synthase-like protein produces the protein MFTLVGVGLGDASDVTVKGMNAVKEADVVFLEAYTSFLINSNAEKLAGIYGKPVILADREMVESGAVLDDAKVKKVVLLVVGDVFGATTHSDLIVRCNRQGIESKIVHNASIINAVGCCGLQLYRFGQVISLCFWTETWRPDSWYERLQSNRAAGIHTLVLLDIKVKEISDENLARGRKIYEPPRYMTIRQAIEQILEVEGYKQGGAVAADGSTFAVGLARVGSESQQVVAGTMKDLLSVDFGAPLHSLVIAGDVHDCEQEHVDLFRMAGQ, from the coding sequence ATGTTCACCTTGGTCGGGGTTGGCCTTGGCGATGCCTCCGACGTCACCGTGAAGGGTATGAACGCCGTCAAGGAGGCGGATGTCGTTTTTCTAGAAGCCTACACCTCTTTCCTCATCAACAGCAATGCAGAGAAGCTGGCCGGCATCTACGGCAAGCCAGTTATTCTTGCGGACAGAGAGATGGTGGAGAGCGGGGCTGTCCTGGACGACGCGAAGGTCAAGAAGGTAGTTCTTCTTGTCGTCGGCGACGTTTTCGGCGCGACAACGCATTCGGACCTGATTGTGCGCTGCAACCGGCAGGGGATCGAGAGCAAAATCGTACACAATGCCTCAATCATTAACGCTGTGGGTTGTTGTGGCCTGCAGCTCTACCGGTTTGGACAAGTGATTTCTCTGTGCTTCTGGACAGAGACGTGGCGTCCAGACTCCTGGTACGAGCGCCTACAGAGCAACAGAGCTGCCGGCATTCACACTCTGGTTCTCCTCGACATCAAGGTAAAGGAGATCTCTGACGAGAATCTTGCGCGTGGGCGCAAGATCTACGAGCCTCCGCGCTACATGACGATCAGGCAGGCCATTGAGCAGATcctggaggtggagggctACAAGCAGGGTGGCGCTGTGGCCGCTGATGGCTCGACTTTCGCGGTGGGTTTAGCGCGCGTCGGCTCCGAATCGCAGCAAGTGGTAGCGGGGACGATGAAGGACTTGCTCAGTGTCGACTTTGGCGCGCCGTTGCATTCGCTCGTCATCGCCGGTGACGTACACGATTGTGAGCAGGAGCACGTCGATCTGTTTCGGATGGCAGGGCAGTGA
- a CDS encoding thiolase protein-like protein produces MHSTRHALRQRAVLVTGARTPFVKSFGALMKADTLDLASASVAGLLNKTSLDPRDIDHIVWGNVVLQGSAHNCAREIVIDLNMPKKIIGNLTSMACASGLSSLSQACMLIEGGHADVVIAGGSDSVSNTEVPLPRAVTYGLMMAQRKGVMSFFKEAGYNPLKWFPGGIALTERSTGKTMGWHGDLIAELNSISREDQEALAAASHANAARAEKAGYFKEEIVPVTIDKKGKKAEVTCDDVMQRDTEKMKAKMPSLKPVFRKEGGTITAATSSTLTDGGSAMLVMSEEKAKKLGYPTDVCVKSWYFSGIDPYPQLLLAPVLGWGPALKKAGLTPKDIDLYEIHEAFAAQVLATIKCLKSQEFFDRYANGAKPVLTEDIDLSKLNVNGGSLALGHPFAATGGRIVTSLANELRRSGKRHGLVSICAAGGLGGVAILEHTPKK; encoded by the coding sequence ATGCACTCGACTCGCCATGCTTTGCGTCAACGAGCGGTCCTCGTCACAGGGGCGAGGACACCCTTTGTCAAGTCCTTTGGGGCTCTGATGAAGGCAGACACGCTGGATCTGGCGAGTGCATCCGTAGCCGGTCTCCTCAACAAGACGTCGCTGGATCCCAGAGACATTGACCACATCGTGTGGGGCAACGTGGTGCTTCAAGGAAGTGCTCACAACTGCGCGCGCGAGATAGTGATTGATCTGAACATGCCGAAGAAGATTATCGGCAATCTCACAAGCATGGCATGCGCGAGTGGACTTAGCTCGCTCTCGCAGGCATGCATGCTGATTGAGGGCGGGCATGCTGATGTCGTTATTGCCGGTGGGAGCGACAGTGTGAGCAATACAGAGGTCCCACTGCCACGCGCCGTGACTTACGGGCTGATGATGGCCCAGAGGAAGGGCGTCATGAGCTTCTTCAAGGAAGCGGGCTACAATCCGTTGAAGTGGTTTCCGGGCGGCATTGCGCTGACAGAGCGGAGCACTGGAAAGACCATGGGGTGGCACGGGGATCTCATTGCGGAGCTCAACAGCATCTCGCGCGAAGACCAGGAGGCTCTGGCAGCGGCTTCGCACGCTAATGCTGCCCGGGCTGAAAAGGCGGGGTACTTCAAAGAGGAAATTGTCCCTGTCACGATTGATAAGAAAGGCAAGAAGGCCGAGGTGACCTGCGACGATGTTATGCAGCGCGACACTGAGAAGATGAAAGCCAAAATGCCAAGCCTCAAGCCTGTTTTTcgaaaggagggaggaacCATCACGGCTGCCACGTCAAGCACCTTGACAGATGGAGGTAGCGCCATGCTCGTCATGTCtgaggagaaggcgaagaagctTGGATACCCGACCGATGTTTGTGTCAAGAGCTGGTACTTCTCCGGAATCGATCCTTATCcgcagctccttctcgcACCTGTTCTGGGTTGGGGTCCAgcgctgaagaaggcggGTCTGACGCCGAAGGACATCGATCTCTACGAGATCCATGAAGCCTTTGCGGCTCAGGTGCTCGCGACGATCAAGTGCCTGAAGTCGCAGGAGTTCTTTGACCGGTACGCTAACGGCGCCAAACCTGTTCTAACGGAGGACATTGACTTGTCGAAGCTGAACGTGAATGGCGGGTCCCTGGCACTGGGTCACCCGTTTGCTGCAACTGGTGGTCGGATTGTGACCTCGCTTGCTAATGAGCTGCGACGGTCCGGCAAGCGTCATGGCCTTGTGAGCATttgcgctgctggcggtcTCGGCGGCGTTGCTATTCTAGAGCACACTCCGAAGAAGTGA
- a CDS encoding putative cytochrome c oxidase VIII (COX VIII), with protein sequence MLRRTVPAVSFTVSHRALMMRPSRPLLSGDMHSSDRFKAAWDEIPLHMLGASHKQMFEWYWRAMYQLGLRDPYRLTKLRSMLNWAAFFSFLYLTYISIFYSSFYHVYMMDWPEHFKRENARDYAVSHGHDVWAGDGKFIRPYFHINPPMLTMTEEDI encoded by the coding sequence atgctgcgccgcaccgtccCCGCCGTGAGCTTCACGGTCTCGCATCGCGCTCTCATGATGCGTCCcagccgccccctcctcagCGGTGACATGCACTCTAGCGACCGCTTCAAGGCTGCCTGGGACGAAATCCCGCTGCATATGTTGGGCGCTTCCCACAAGCAGATGTTCGAGTGGTATTGGCGCGCCATGTACCAGCTGGGTCTGCGAGATCCCTACCGCCTCACCAAGCTGCGCTCCATGCTCAACTGGGCtgcctttttttctttcctgTACCTGACTTACATTTCCATCTTCTACTCGTCCTTCTACCACGTGTACATGATGGACTGGCCGGAGCACTTCAAGCGTGAGAACGCCCGCGACTACGCTGTGTCGCATGGCCACGACGTGTGGGCTGGCGATGGCAAGTTCATCCGCCCGTACTTCCACATCAACCCGCCGATGCTGACGATGACAGAGGAGGATATCTAA